Proteins from a genomic interval of Streptomyces sp. NBC_01445:
- a CDS encoding DUF5988 family protein has protein sequence MVDAMKAVLEGGPDDLPERIVSVSTPGLDIKVPLRGGYEHFKVTKRQEETSQGLLPVYEWWERTELPG, from the coding sequence ATGGTCGACGCGATGAAAGCAGTTCTCGAGGGCGGTCCTGACGATCTTCCTGAGCGGATCGTCTCCGTCTCCACGCCCGGGCTCGACATCAAAGTTCCCTTGCGCGGGGGCTATGAGCACTTCAAGGTCACGAAACGTCAGGAGGAGACCTCACAGGGCCTGTTGCCCGTGTACGAGTGGTGGGAGCGCACGGAACTGCCTGGGTAG